One window of the Thermodesulfovibrionales bacterium genome contains the following:
- the ftsH gene encoding ATP-dependent zinc metalloprotease FtsH: MSGIYRSLFIWLLIGLMMILLFNLVSSPQKTEEEMTFSEFLSKVDAGNVEEVVIKENHITGRLKEGKKFKTFAPDYPDLVKSLMAKGVKISAKPADQNPWYINFLISWGPIIFIALIWIFFMRQMQSGGNKAMSFGKSRARLVANKAVKLTFADVAGVEEAKAEVQEIIDFLKDPQKFSKLGGKIPKGVLLVGSPGTGKTLLAKAIAGEAGVPFFSISGSDFVEMFVGVGASRVRDLFEQAKKSAPCIVFIDEIDAVGRHRGAGLGGGHDEREQTLNALLVEMDGFEGTEGVIIIAATNRPDVLDPALLRPGRFDRQVIVSIPDVKGRLEILRVHTKKIPLDERVNLEVISRGTPGFSGADLANLVNEAALLAARQSKSKVEMSDFEAAKDKVLMGVERKSMIISDAEKTNTAYHEAGHALVAKLTPGTDPIHKVSIIPRGRALGVTQQLPIDDRYTYSRDYLLNTLKVLMGGRAAEEIALHHMTTGAGNDLERATELARRMVTEWGMSEKLGPLTFGKKDEQIFLGREIAKHKDYGEKIAEEIDDEVRKLVTDAYEEAKGILTQNYEVLDAFAKVLLERETVDGPEIDALIDGLKDKKEPAGIAGSGEVVV; the protein is encoded by the coding sequence GTGAGCGGCATATATAGAAGCCTCTTCATCTGGCTCCTCATAGGATTGATGATGATCCTCCTCTTTAACCTCGTCAGTTCGCCCCAGAAGACGGAAGAAGAGATGACGTTCTCGGAGTTCCTCTCCAAGGTCGATGCCGGTAATGTGGAAGAAGTCGTCATCAAGGAGAACCATATCACCGGCCGTCTGAAGGAAGGCAAGAAGTTCAAGACCTTTGCTCCCGATTACCCGGACCTCGTAAAGAGCCTCATGGCGAAGGGCGTCAAGATTTCGGCGAAGCCGGCGGACCAGAACCCCTGGTACATCAATTTCCTCATCTCCTGGGGACCGATCATCTTCATAGCCCTGATCTGGATATTCTTTATGCGTCAGATGCAGAGCGGCGGCAACAAGGCTATGTCTTTTGGGAAGAGCAGGGCGCGGCTCGTTGCGAATAAGGCGGTGAAACTCACCTTTGCCGACGTAGCAGGAGTTGAAGAGGCGAAGGCCGAGGTCCAGGAGATCATCGATTTTCTCAAGGACCCGCAGAAGTTTTCGAAACTCGGGGGGAAGATCCCCAAGGGAGTGCTGCTCGTCGGCTCTCCCGGCACGGGAAAGACCCTTCTCGCAAAGGCGATTGCTGGCGAGGCCGGCGTTCCCTTCTTCAGCATATCAGGCTCGGATTTCGTCGAGATGTTCGTTGGCGTCGGCGCGTCGCGGGTGAGGGACCTCTTCGAACAGGCGAAGAAGAGCGCTCCCTGTATCGTGTTCATCGATGAGATCGATGCGGTAGGAAGGCACAGGGGTGCCGGTCTCGGCGGAGGCCATGACGAGCGGGAGCAGACCCTGAACGCGCTTCTCGTCGAGATGGACGGCTTCGAAGGCACCGAAGGCGTCATCATCATAGCCGCGACGAACAGACCTGATGTCCTCGACCCGGCGCTCTTGAGGCCCGGAAGGTTTGACCGGCAGGTCATCGTTTCGATCCCCGATGTGAAGGGGAGGCTCGAGATACTGCGGGTCCATACGAAGAAGATACCCCTTGACGAGAGGGTCAACCTCGAGGTGATATCGAGAGGGACTCCGGGTTTTTCCGGAGCCGATCTCGCGAATCTCGTGAATGAGGCGGCTCTCCTCGCGGCGAGGCAGTCGAAGTCCAAGGTCGAGATGTCGGATTTCGAGGCTGCGAAGGACAAAGTCCTCATGGGCGTCGAACGGAAGAGCATGATTATAAGCGACGCCGAAAAGACGAACACGGCGTATCACGAGGCTGGCCACGCGCTTGTGGCGAAGCTGACTCCGGGGACGGACCCGATTCACAAGGTGAGCATCATACCGCGGGGCAGGGCGCTCGGAGTGACGCAGCAGCTGCCCATCGATGACCGCTATACCTATTCCAGGGACTATCTCCTCAACACCCTCAAGGTCCTCATGGGCGGGAGGGCGGCAGAAGAGATAGCCTTGCATCACATGACTACCGGAGCCGGGAACGACCTCGAACGGGCTACCGAGCTTGCGAGGCGCATGGTCACCGAGTGGGGCATGAGCGAGAAACTCGGTCCTTTGACCTTCGGCAAGAAAGACGAACAGATCTTCCTCGGCCGCGAAATAGCGAAGCACAAGGACTACGGGGAGAAGATCGCAGAGGAGATCGACGATGAGGTGAGGAAACTCGTGACCGACGCGTATGAAGAGGCGAAGGGGATCCTGACACAGAATTACGAAGTGCTCGACGCCTTTGCAAAGGTCCTTCTCGAGAGAGAGACCGTCGACGGCCCTGAGATTGATGCCCTCATAGATGGTCTGAAGGACAAGAAAGAGCCGGCAGGAATCGCGGGCAGCGGAGAAGTCGTGGTATAA
- the rph gene encoding ribonuclease PH, with protein MRPDGRRNDELRKIVVTRNFLKTAEGSVLIEMGDTKVICTASIEEKVPQFLKDQKRGWITAEYGMLPRSTNTRMMRESVAGRVGGRTHEIQRLIGRALRSVCELEILGERTVWIDCDVMQADGGTRTASITGAFICLWDAVSRAIMNGTIMRTPIRDYLAAVSVGIIRGEPVLDLCYAEDSTAEVDMNIVMTGSGRFVEIQGTAEGEPFSREDHETLIRLGEKGIRDIIALQRKSLGESRGLSL; from the coding sequence ATGAGACCTGACGGGAGACGGAACGACGAACTCAGAAAGATTGTGGTGACGCGGAATTTCCTTAAGACTGCCGAGGGTTCCGTTCTCATCGAGATGGGTGATACGAAGGTTATCTGTACCGCTTCCATTGAAGAGAAGGTTCCTCAGTTTCTGAAGGATCAGAAGCGCGGATGGATTACGGCCGAGTACGGGATGCTCCCGAGGTCGACGAACACGAGGATGATGCGGGAGTCGGTCGCCGGCAGAGTGGGAGGCCGGACCCACGAGATTCAGCGGCTGATAGGCAGGGCGCTCAGGTCGGTCTGCGAGCTCGAGATACTCGGCGAGAGGACGGTCTGGATCGACTGCGACGTGATGCAGGCCGACGGCGGTACGCGGACCGCCTCCATCACCGGTGCCTTCATCTGCCTGTGGGATGCGGTGAGCCGAGCCATCATGAACGGAACGATCATGAGGACGCCCATTAGGGATTACCTCGCGGCGGTGAGCGTCGGGATTATCCGAGGTGAGCCGGTTCTCGACCTCTGCTACGCCGAGGACTCGACCGCCGAGGTCGATATGAACATCGTGATGACCGGCAGCGGAAGATTTGTCGAGATACAGGGCACGGCGGAAGGCGAACCGTTTTCTCGGGAAGACCACGAAACCCTCATCCGTCTCGGAGAAAAAGGGATCAGGGACATCATCGCCCTCCAGAGGAAAAGCCTCGGCGAGAGTCGGGGGCTGTCTCTCTGA
- the murI gene encoding glutamate racemase yields the protein MPIGIFDSGIGGLTVLKEVFRVLQKESTLYLGDTARVPYGIRSAETVTRYAFENIGFLMAKGIKLLVVACNTVSAVSLDAIQGRLPIPVVGVIAPGARAAVRATRNRRVGVIGTETTINSSAYSRVIRQMDGDIEVFGLPCPLFVPLVEEGLTDDEIAVMVAERYLGHLRGEGIDTLVLGCTHYPLLKGVIGRVMGRDIALIDSAVETVREVNEILIRDGITSHTSGRPARHFYVTDTPDKFIRVGERFLGQQIEEIEKIDIGGGHET from the coding sequence ATGCCCATAGGGATCTTTGATTCGGGCATCGGAGGGCTCACGGTCCTCAAGGAGGTGTTTCGCGTACTCCAGAAAGAGAGTACCCTGTACCTCGGCGACACTGCCCGCGTACCCTATGGGATACGGTCGGCGGAAACCGTGACCAGGTACGCCTTCGAGAATATCGGCTTCCTCATGGCAAAGGGAATAAAACTCCTCGTCGTCGCCTGTAATACCGTTTCTGCCGTCAGTCTCGATGCGATACAGGGAAGGCTGCCCATCCCCGTCGTCGGCGTGATCGCGCCGGGGGCAAGGGCAGCGGTCAGGGCGACCAGGAACAGGAGGGTCGGCGTAATAGGCACCGAAACCACGATAAACAGCAGCGCTTATTCGAGGGTCATACGACAGATGGACGGAGACATAGAAGTATTCGGCCTTCCCTGTCCCCTCTTTGTTCCGCTCGTTGAGGAAGGGCTCACCGATGACGAGATAGCTGTCATGGTTGCCGAGAGATACCTGGGGCATCTGAGAGGCGAGGGGATAGATACCCTCGTCCTCGGCTGCACGCACTATCCCCTGCTCAAGGGCGTCATCGGAAGGGTCATGGGCAGAGACATCGCGCTCATCGATTCTGCCGTTGAAACGGTAAGGGAAGTGAACGAGATACTGATCAGGGACGGGATAACCTCTCATACATCGGGCAGACCGGCGCGCCATTTCTATGTGACCGATACACCGGATAAATTCATACGGGTCGGCGAGAGGTTTCTCGGTCAGCAGATCGAAGAGATAGAAAAAATTGATATCGGAGGGGGCCATGAGACCTGA
- a CDS encoding GerMN domain-containing protein, translating into MPHGKKRVLWVLLFVILFGAGIAGGYLFVSQRFSIQKREPAHAQPPVQAGNAAFVRIFYPLGDRLVMEERSVQRVPDAPIVEAVVKEYLRGPSQGKSVIPFGTKVLGVYRGSDGILYLDLSDEFRRNFQGDALTEFLVLKGLYDSIISNGEGIDDVKLLVEGKEIESVGGHLFALYPLRSTLQEARQP; encoded by the coding sequence ATGCCGCACGGTAAGAAGAGGGTCCTCTGGGTTCTTCTCTTCGTGATCCTCTTCGGCGCGGGGATTGCCGGCGGATATCTCTTCGTCTCCCAGAGATTCTCGATACAGAAGCGCGAGCCTGCGCACGCTCAGCCTCCGGTGCAGGCCGGCAATGCAGCCTTTGTGAGGATCTTCTATCCGCTCGGTGACAGACTCGTCATGGAGGAGAGAAGCGTGCAGAGGGTGCCCGATGCTCCGATAGTTGAGGCGGTGGTTAAAGAATACCTCAGGGGACCGTCGCAAGGGAAATCCGTGATTCCCTTCGGAACGAAGGTGCTCGGTGTCTACCGCGGCAGTGACGGGATACTCTATCTCGATCTCTCCGACGAATTCAGAAGAAACTTCCAGGGTGACGCCTTGACAGAATTCCTGGTGCTCAAGGGATTGTACGACAGCATCATATCGAATGGCGAAGGGATCGATGACGTGAAGCTTCTTGTCGAAGGGAAGGAGATAGAGAGCGTCGGCGGTCATCTCTTCGCCCTCTATCCCCTGAGGAGTACGCTCCAGGAGGCGAGACAACCGTGA
- a CDS encoding N-acetylmuramoyl-L-alanine amidase: MVERIEICAVLVILLLFGAGYAVETGGVKPKAGENSGTTGAEVSVRSSRNEGVSRIVFEAPDESFIKNAVVTPLQSQIKIQFPSNFTIKTEGTIDLDTSLKGRNYLINVTAPFKMKILRLSGPPRLSIDIMTVTKEEERKPIPAEVQPAEKFPGYRIVLDAGHGGYDLGIISGDLREKDITLSAVREIEAALVKKKRPVSLTRRADQFLSLTDRALSAGQKSPDIFLSLHLSLSDSFVIYTSFFEPEGMEPSPADYYHLMSVQRRYLERSKTLAEMLGKAIKDEFKTEIIFREMSLPLLNSVAAPAVLIELPKTILYDNAVRARLSDAILKGIALYAAR; the protein is encoded by the coding sequence ATGGTGGAGAGAATCGAAATTTGCGCTGTCCTCGTTATCCTCCTGCTCTTCGGAGCTGGCTATGCTGTCGAGACCGGGGGCGTGAAGCCGAAAGCCGGGGAAAACAGCGGAACAACCGGAGCCGAGGTATCCGTGAGATCGAGCAGAAACGAGGGAGTGAGTCGGATCGTCTTCGAAGCCCCGGATGAATCGTTCATTAAGAACGCGGTCGTTACCCCTTTGCAGAGCCAGATAAAGATCCAGTTCCCTTCGAACTTCACGATAAAGACGGAGGGCACTATCGATCTCGATACGTCCCTGAAGGGGAGGAACTATCTCATAAATGTGACGGCTCCTTTCAAGATGAAGATCCTGAGGTTATCCGGACCTCCGCGGCTCTCGATCGACATCATGACGGTGACGAAAGAAGAGGAGCGGAAACCGATTCCGGCTGAAGTCCAGCCCGCCGAAAAGTTTCCCGGCTACCGAATCGTTCTCGATGCCGGGCATGGAGGTTACGATCTGGGGATCATCTCGGGCGACCTCAGGGAGAAGGACATCACCCTGTCTGCGGTGAGAGAGATAGAAGCGGCCCTCGTGAAGAAGAAGAGGCCCGTCTCACTGACGAGAAGGGCCGACCAGTTTCTCTCTTTGACGGACAGGGCACTGTCTGCCGGACAGAAATCGCCGGACATCTTCCTGAGTCTGCATCTTTCCCTGTCTGACAGCTTTGTCATATACACCTCTTTCTTCGAACCGGAAGGTATGGAACCCTCGCCTGCGGATTATTACCACCTCATGTCGGTACAGAGGAGGTATCTCGAGAGGAGTAAAACCCTTGCCGAGATGCTCGGAAAGGCGATCAAAGACGAATTCAAGACTGAAATAATCTTCAGGGAGATGTCTCTGCCGCTCCTCAATTCCGTCGCGGCGCCAGCCGTGCTCATAGAACTCCCCAAGACGATCCTTTACGATAACGCCGTAAGGGCACGGCTTTCGGATGCGATCCTGAAAGGAATAGCGCTCTATGCCGCACGGTAA
- the smpB gene encoding SsrA-binding protein SmpB yields the protein MKIVCQNRKAYHDYSIEETIEAGIQLLGTEVKSLRDGKANLKDSYVLIKNAEVFLLNCHISPYSHGNIMNHEPLRTRKLLLHRKEIERLRGKSLQKGYTLIPLKIYFKGSHAKVEIGLAKGKRVYEKRETIKEREAKRTIERAMKTR from the coding sequence ATGAAAATCGTCTGCCAGAACAGAAAGGCCTATCATGACTACAGTATTGAAGAGACCATTGAGGCGGGAATCCAGCTTCTCGGCACTGAGGTGAAGTCTCTCCGGGACGGGAAGGCGAATCTGAAAGACAGCTACGTCCTCATAAAGAATGCGGAGGTCTTTCTCCTGAACTGTCACATCAGCCCCTATTCTCACGGCAACATCATGAACCACGAGCCGCTCAGGACGAGGAAGCTGCTCCTCCACAGGAAAGAAATCGAGAGATTGCGGGGGAAGTCGCTCCAAAAAGGATATACCCTGATCCCGCTGAAGATATACTTCAAGGGCTCCCACGCGAAGGTCGAAATCGGTCTCGCAAAGGGGAAGAGGGTTTACGAAAAGAGGGAGACGATAAAGGAGCGCGAGGCAAAGCGGACGATCGAGCGGGCGATGAAGACGAGGTGA
- a CDS encoding inositol monophosphatase family protein: protein MIQPTRKKRRRSADPGKAFLEEALQTAITAAKRAGDIILKNLGKISSRDIRAKQAFDFVTKVDTQSERIIIEKIKATFPSHSFLAEETMKWTETGDFRWIIDPLDGTTNYIHRYPAFSVSIALEYKREIILGVVFDPLKNELFHAVKGGGAFLNRKRIHVSRTGQLRNSLIATGFPFRKKEMIDLYLRAFKEVFSGVSDIRRAGSAALDLAYVAAGRFEGFFELGLAPWDIAAGSLLIREAGGAITDFGGGKKYLSTGNIVAGNKRVHAEILKIVRQVFQDIVRR from the coding sequence GTGATTCAACCTACGCGAAAGAAGCGGCGCCGTTCCGCTGACCCCGGAAAGGCCTTCCTGGAAGAGGCCCTTCAGACAGCGATAACGGCTGCAAAGCGTGCAGGTGATATCATCCTCAAAAATCTCGGAAAGATCTCTTCGAGGGATATCCGCGCAAAGCAGGCCTTCGATTTCGTGACAAAGGTAGACACGCAGTCTGAAAGGATCATAATAGAGAAGATAAAGGCAACTTTTCCCTCTCATTCCTTCCTCGCCGAAGAGACTATGAAGTGGACGGAGACCGGAGATTTTCGGTGGATCATCGACCCTCTAGACGGCACTACGAATTACATTCACCGCTATCCGGCCTTCTCGGTCTCGATAGCTCTTGAGTATAAGAGAGAGATTATCCTCGGCGTTGTATTCGACCCCTTGAAGAACGAACTGTTTCATGCCGTGAAAGGCGGGGGCGCTTTCTTGAACAGAAAGAGGATACACGTCTCCCGCACCGGTCAGCTTAGAAACAGTCTCATTGCAACCGGCTTCCCCTTCCGAAAAAAAGAGATGATCGATCTCTATCTCAGGGCCTTCAAGGAAGTCTTCTCCGGAGTGAGTGATATCAGGCGGGCTGGCTCAGCCGCGCTCGACCTCGCATATGTCGCTGCGGGCCGTTTCGAGGGCTTCTTCGAACTCGGCCTGGCTCCCTGGGACATCGCGGCCGGAAGCCTGCTGATTCGCGAGGCCGGGGGTGCGATTACTGATTTCGGCGGCGGGAAGAAATACCTCTCGACAGGAAACATCGTCGCGGGGAATAAGCGGGTTCACGCCGAAATCCTGAAGATAGTAAGACAGGTCTTTCAGGATATCGTAAGAAGATAG
- a CDS encoding ABC transporter permease, producing MGIPFSYSFRNLWTRRLTTVLTASGMALVVFVFAATLMLVEGLRKTLVETGSIDNVVVLRKSANSEVQSGVERQQASIIETQPEVAIGQEGQRLLAKELVVLISLPKRESDNLANVVIRGIGDNSLLLRPQVRLVEGRMPRKGSSEIIAGQSIAKRFKGGGLGETIHFGMRDWTVVGIFNAGTTGYSSEVWGDVDQLMQAFRRPVYSSVLFRLHDSSDFEKFRTRVESDPRLTVEAKRETKYYTDQSEVMARFLRILGTTLTIIFSLGAVIGAMITMYAAVANRVTEIGTLRALGFQKKSILGAFIMESLFLGLLGGIVGLFFASFMQLITISTMNWATFSELAFSFTLTGEIVSKSLFFSLIMGFVGGVLPAFRAARMNIVEALRTS from the coding sequence ATGGGCATTCCCTTTTCCTACAGCTTCAGGAACCTCTGGACACGGCGGCTGACAACGGTTCTCACCGCGTCAGGCATGGCCCTCGTCGTCTTTGTCTTTGCCGCTACTCTCATGCTCGTCGAGGGACTTCGGAAGACCCTTGTCGAGACCGGTTCCATTGACAACGTCGTAGTGCTCAGAAAGTCGGCTAACTCAGAGGTCCAGAGCGGGGTCGAGAGGCAGCAGGCCTCGATCATCGAGACCCAGCCCGAAGTGGCGATAGGGCAGGAAGGACAGAGGTTGCTGGCTAAAGAGCTCGTGGTTCTCATCAGTCTTCCGAAGCGGGAGAGCGACAATCTCGCCAATGTGGTCATCAGGGGCATCGGGGACAATTCTCTCCTCCTTCGGCCTCAGGTGAGGCTCGTCGAGGGCAGGATGCCGAGGAAGGGCTCTTCCGAGATAATCGCGGGTCAGAGCATCGCCAAGAGATTCAAGGGAGGCGGGCTAGGCGAGACCATTCACTTCGGCATGAGGGACTGGACCGTGGTCGGAATATTTAATGCCGGGACGACCGGCTACAGCTCCGAGGTATGGGGCGACGTCGACCAGCTCATGCAGGCATTCCGCAGGCCCGTCTATTCCTCGGTCCTCTTCAGGCTGCATGATTCATCGGACTTTGAGAAATTCCGGACACGCGTGGAGAGCGACCCGCGCCTTACAGTCGAGGCGAAACGGGAGACGAAGTATTACACCGATCAGTCGGAGGTGATGGCGCGTTTCCTCCGCATACTCGGAACGACCCTGACGATAATCTTCTCCCTCGGTGCCGTGATCGGGGCGATGATTACGATGTACGCCGCCGTCGCAAACCGTGTCACCGAGATCGGGACCCTGCGGGCTCTCGGCTTTCAGAAGAAGAGCATTCTCGGTGCCTTCATCATGGAATCGCTCTTCCTCGGACTCCTCGGTGGCATCGTCGGGCTTTTCTTCGCATCCTTCATGCAGCTCATTACGATATCGACCATGAACTGGGCGACCTTTTCCGAACTCGCCTTCAGTTTCACCCTGACCGGCGAGATTGTTTCGAAATCACTCTTCTTCTCACTCATCATGGGTTTTGTCGGTGGAGTGCTCCCCGCGTTCCGCGCAGCGAGAATGAATATCGTTGAAGCACTGAGGACGAGCTGA
- a CDS encoding FtsX-like permease family protein gives MLALKFLIRNAFRHKLRTVLTITGVAIAILAFGMLRTLVGLWYLGVENSSATRLVTRNAISLVFSLPISYKDRIRQIPGVKGVAFGNWFGGIYIDEKHFFANYAVDPKNYLELYPEILLSSDQKKAFFHDRKGCIVGKKLADRYGWKIGDLITLKGTIYPGQWEFVLRGIYRGAEKSTEERVLLFHWDYLNETLKKTVPRRADQVGFFMIGVTHPNLSAEVAVAVDKLFKNSLAETLTETERAFHLSFVSMTEAILVAIQIVSYVVIVIIMVVAANTMAMTARERIAEYATMKTFGFGPGHIGGLVFGESVVISMIGGVLGIILTFPASRWVETELSQFFPAFSISPATIYFDLLAALVVGVVAGIFPTWRGATIRIADGLRRIG, from the coding sequence ATGTTAGCCCTTAAGTTCCTCATCCGGAACGCTTTTCGGCACAAGCTCCGGACCGTCCTCACCATCACCGGAGTCGCGATCGCGATACTCGCCTTCGGCATGCTGCGCACCCTCGTCGGCCTTTGGTACCTTGGAGTCGAGAACTCTTCCGCCACCCGCCTTGTCACGAGAAATGCCATTTCCCTGGTTTTTTCCCTGCCGATTTCGTACAAGGACAGGATCCGCCAGATCCCGGGGGTGAAGGGCGTGGCCTTCGGGAACTGGTTCGGCGGGATTTATATCGATGAGAAGCACTTCTTCGCCAACTACGCGGTGGACCCCAAAAACTACCTCGAACTCTACCCTGAAATCCTTCTCTCTTCCGATCAGAAGAAGGCCTTTTTTCATGACAGGAAGGGTTGCATCGTCGGCAAGAAACTGGCGGACCGGTATGGCTGGAAGATCGGCGATCTCATTACGCTCAAGGGGACGATCTATCCCGGCCAGTGGGAGTTTGTCCTACGCGGTATATACCGCGGCGCCGAGAAGAGCACCGAGGAGCGGGTCTTGCTGTTCCACTGGGATTATCTCAACGAGACACTGAAGAAGACCGTCCCCAGGAGGGCCGACCAGGTCGGCTTTTTCATGATCGGGGTGACACACCCGAACCTGTCCGCAGAAGTTGCGGTTGCTGTCGATAAGCTCTTCAAGAATTCACTCGCTGAAACACTCACCGAAACGGAAAGGGCCTTCCATCTCAGTTTCGTCTCGATGACGGAGGCGATTCTGGTGGCGATCCAGATCGTCTCCTACGTAGTGATCGTCATCATCATGGTAGTCGCTGCAAACACCATGGCGATGACCGCGCGGGAGCGGATAGCGGAATATGCCACGATGAAGACGTTCGGCTTCGGGCCGGGCCATATCGGGGGCCTGGTATTCGGAGAATCGGTCGTCATCTCGATGATAGGCGGGGTTCTCGGCATAATCCTCACATTCCCGGCTTCCCGCTGGGTGGAGACCGAGTTGAGCCAGTTCTTCCCTGCCTTCAGCATTTCGCCTGCCACCATCTATTTCGATCTTCTGGCGGCACTCGTTGTCGGGGTTGTGGCGGGGATCTTCCCGACCTGGCGGGGCGCGACCATCCGCATCGCCGACGGGCTTCGGAGGATCGGCTGA
- a CDS encoding ABC transporter ATP-binding protein, which yields MEGRPIVEIENLSKSYRRGNQIVPVLENISFAIDEREFLALMGPSGSGKSTLLNLIAGIDRADSGVITVGGVDITALSETELARWRSTNVGFIFQFYNLIPVLTAFENVELPLLLTGLSGRERREHVEIALSVVNLLDRMDHYPGQLSGGQQQRVAIARAVVTDPTILVADEPTGDLDRVSAAEVLSLMDRLNIESGKTIIMVTHDPRAAEKAHRVRQLEKGVLSNVSP from the coding sequence GTGGAAGGCAGACCGATCGTCGAGATAGAGAACCTGTCCAAGTCCTACCGCAGGGGCAATCAGATCGTCCCTGTGCTCGAGAACATCAGCTTTGCCATAGACGAGCGGGAATTCCTCGCGCTCATGGGCCCGTCGGGCTCGGGCAAGAGCACACTCCTGAATCTCATCGCGGGCATCGACAGGGCTGACAGCGGCGTCATCACGGTAGGGGGCGTCGATATTACCGCTCTCTCGGAAACGGAACTTGCCCGCTGGCGCTCCACGAACGTGGGCTTCATCTTTCAGTTCTACAACCTGATTCCTGTTCTTACCGCGTTCGAGAACGTTGAGCTCCCCCTCCTCCTGACAGGCCTCTCCGGGAGGGAGAGGAGGGAGCACGTCGAGATCGCCCTCTCTGTCGTTAACCTCCTGGACCGGATGGACCATTACCCCGGCCAGCTCTCTGGAGGCCAGCAGCAGCGCGTCGCGATCGCCCGAGCGGTAGTCACCGACCCGACCATACTCGTTGCGGACGAGCCGACCGGTGACCTCGACAGGGTTTCAGCTGCCGAAGTTCTTAGTCTCATGGACCGTCTCAATATCGAATCAGGGAAGACGATCATCATGGTGACCCACGACCCTAGGGCAGCTGAAAAGGCGCATCGCGTCAGGCAGCTCGAAAAGGGCGTCTTAAGCAATGTTAGCCCTTAA
- a CDS encoding efflux RND transporter periplasmic adaptor subunit, whose translation MADEDLSKLKIEKSGPLGGRRPGKRYVYPVAAILLLVLAGFLYANGFFTPAVEVEVVNVAQTYPSQAFTLLNASGYVVAQRKAAVSSKATGRLEELLVEEGSVVKKGAVIGRLENNDLIASKDQAAANLHVAKSNVDEAKAELHDADLNYRREKELVEKGYVARADYDAAEARYKKAVAATALAEASVKASAAALRGAEVALEYTLIRSPFDAVVLTKDADVGDIITPFGAAANAKAAVVTIADMDSLQVEADVSEANLEQVKIGQPCEIQLDAFPESRFRGLLHMIVPTADRSKATVMVKVSFLEKDKRILPEMSAKVAFLSRPVKGDEEKPRTTINPAAVMAHSGKKTVFLVKEGRAVETEITLGGRIGDMAEVLSGVKAGDRVVLKPLDKVKNGSRIKVAEK comes from the coding sequence ATGGCGGATGAAGACCTCTCGAAACTGAAGATAGAAAAGTCCGGTCCGCTGGGCGGGCGAAGGCCGGGCAAGAGGTACGTTTACCCGGTAGCGGCGATACTCCTCCTTGTTCTGGCGGGCTTCTTATATGCGAATGGGTTTTTCACCCCCGCGGTCGAGGTGGAGGTCGTTAACGTCGCTCAGACATATCCGTCTCAGGCCTTTACCCTGCTGAATGCGAGCGGTTATGTGGTGGCCCAGCGGAAGGCGGCTGTCTCCTCAAAGGCTACGGGCCGTCTTGAAGAACTCCTCGTTGAAGAGGGGAGCGTCGTGAAAAAGGGAGCGGTGATCGGCCGTCTCGAAAATAATGATCTGATTGCGTCGAAGGACCAGGCTGCGGCTAACCTGCATGTCGCGAAATCGAATGTCGACGAGGCGAAGGCTGAGTTGCATGACGCAGATCTTAATTACCGGCGGGAAAAGGAACTGGTCGAGAAAGGGTATGTCGCGAGGGCCGACTACGATGCGGCAGAGGCCCGTTATAAAAAAGCGGTCGCAGCAACTGCCCTCGCCGAGGCCTCGGTCAAAGCGAGTGCCGCTGCGCTCCGCGGAGCGGAGGTGGCGCTCGAATACACGCTCATCCGCTCACCATTCGATGCCGTCGTCCTGACGAAGGACGCCGATGTTGGAGACATCATAACGCCCTTCGGCGCCGCCGCGAACGCAAAGGCCGCGGTCGTGACGATCGCAGATATGGACTCTCTCCAGGTGGAGGCTGATGTCTCCGAAGCGAATCTGGAGCAGGTGAAGATAGGGCAGCCCTGTGAAATCCAGCTCGACGCATTCCCGGAATCACGTTTCCGCGGTCTGCTCCATATGATCGTACCGACCGCTGACAGGTCGAAGGCGACGGTGATGGTCAAGGTCAGCTTTCTCGAGAAGGACAAACGCATACTGCCCGAAATGAGCGCCAAGGTCGCCTTCCTCTCGAGGCCGGTGAAGGGCGACGAGGAAAAACCGCGGACGACGATTAATCCGGCGGCAGTGATGGCCCACAGCGGCAAGAAAACGGTCTTCCTCGTGAAGGAGGGCAGGGCGGTCGAGACGGAGATAACCCTCGGCGGGAGAATCGGTGACATGGCTGAAGTCCTCAGCGGCGTCAAGGCGGGTGACAGGGTGGTTCTGAAGCCGTTGGACAAGGTGAAAAACGGCAGCAGGATAAAGGTCGCGGAAAAATAG